Proteins encoded in a region of the Nicotiana tomentosiformis chromosome 9, ASM39032v3, whole genome shotgun sequence genome:
- the LOC104091551 gene encoding uncharacterized protein, producing the protein MASSLLLFYSYFSVFASYELLRLMSLRYSMICLKQLNYLLAMVVLEELNIWPKVIKKLEISSLCKNSKFDSRHKKGKNINSALCQGLGSKVYNFLINNWKSSTLPA; encoded by the exons ATGGCTTCTtctcttcttttattttattcttacttTTCAGTCTTTGCTTCATATGAATTATTAAGGCTGATGAGCCTAAGGTATTCGATGATATGCTTGAAACAACTTAACTATTTG CTGGCCATGGTAGTTCTAGAAGAATTGAATATTTGGCCTAAAGTAATCAAGAAGCTGGAGATTTCATCTTTATGCAAGAACTCGAAG TTTGATAGCAGACACAAGAAGGGAAAGAACATCAATTCAGCTCTTTGTCAGGGGCTGGGTTCAAAAGTATATAATTTCTTG ATTAATAACTGGAAGTCCAGCACCCTTCCAGCCTAA